One genomic window of Leptotrichia shahii includes the following:
- a CDS encoding S1C family serine protease, producing MKLKKIITTSFMAAALTATAAVNKTDFLQNKQIVQNTNVTGDMYSAQDAFASVYDKAKDSVVNIRTKKTIVVETYNPLEAFLFGTSGVRQQRRESGSLGSGFIISSDGYMMTNNHVIEGADEIYVKLADGHEYLAKLVGTSPEVDIAILKVNANRTFKPLKFANSDNIKIGHWAIAFGNPLGLNSSMTVGVIGASGRSSLGIEQVENFIQTDASINQGNSGGPLLNINGDVIGVNTAIYSPNGGSVGLSFAIPSNLAENVRDSIIKSGKYERPYIGISVLDLSSELKKERRISYSTGILVQQVYPNSPAAKYGLKVNDIILEINGKPVTSAGSFIGELAAKKIGETVNLKVASNGKEKNISMKLESFSYQQQTRQQRR from the coding sequence ATGAAATTAAAAAAAATTATAACTACATCATTTATGGCAGCCGCCCTTACAGCCACTGCTGCAGTAAATAAGACAGATTTTTTACAAAATAAGCAAATTGTTCAAAATACAAATGTTACAGGAGATATGTATAGTGCTCAAGATGCATTTGCTTCTGTTTATGATAAAGCTAAAGACTCTGTTGTAAATATAAGAACAAAAAAGACAATTGTTGTAGAAACTTATAATCCGCTTGAGGCATTTTTGTTCGGAACTTCTGGAGTAAGACAACAAAGACGTGAATCTGGAAGTTTGGGATCAGGATTTATAATTTCAAGTGACGGATATATGATGACAAATAATCACGTTATTGAGGGTGCTGATGAAATTTACGTAAAATTAGCTGATGGACATGAATATTTGGCAAAATTAGTTGGAACATCGCCTGAAGTTGATATTGCTATTTTAAAGGTAAATGCCAACAGAACATTTAAACCGTTAAAATTTGCAAATTCAGATAATATAAAAATAGGACATTGGGCAATTGCATTTGGAAATCCGTTAGGACTTAATAGTTCGATGACTGTTGGTGTAATTGGAGCTTCTGGAAGAAGTTCACTTGGAATTGAGCAAGTTGAAAATTTTATCCAAACAGATGCTTCTATTAATCAAGGGAATAGTGGTGGACCACTTCTTAACATCAATGGAGATGTAATTGGTGTAAATACTGCAATTTATTCTCCAAATGGTGGAAGTGTAGGATTAAGTTTTGCAATTCCTTCAAACTTGGCTGAAAATGTAAGAGATTCAATCATAAAAAGTGGAAAATATGAACGTCCATATATTGGAATTTCAGTACTTGATTTAAGCTCAGAATTGAAAAAAGAAAGAAGAATTTCTTATTCAACTGGTATTTTAGTGCAACAAGTTTATCCAAATTCACCAGCAGCAAAATATGGACTTAAAGTTAATGACATAATTCTTGAAATCAATGGAAAACCTGTGACATCAGCTGGATCATTTATTGGGGAACTTGCAGCTAAGAAAATTGGGGAAACAGTTAATTTAAAAGTTGCATCAAATGGAAAAGAAAAAAATATTTCAATGAAGCTGGAATCATTTAGTTATCAACAACAAACAAGACAGCAAAGAAGATAA
- a CDS encoding phosphatase PAP2 family protein: MLLIVVLLSFFLINKKKYSHLKKCILAIIFTLLFTQITVNLMKILFARARPSITVNPERFYGIMTLIKNSSFRKGSYTSFPSGHTITAWGTIWILSFYIKSRFIKIPLFILGILVGISRVYLVRHWITDVIASVIISYFIAKFVYKKIFKNKEKIVKRNLISYYRKISVKIFRRNGI; the protein is encoded by the coding sequence TTGTTACTGATTGTTGTGTTATTATCGTTCTTTTTAATAAATAAAAAGAAATATAGTCATTTAAAAAAATGTATTTTAGCAATAATCTTTACCTTGCTTTTCACTCAAATTACAGTAAACTTAATGAAAATATTATTTGCAAGAGCAAGACCATCAATAACTGTAAATCCTGAAAGATTTTATGGAATAATGACTTTAATTAAAAATAGTTCATTTCGTAAAGGCAGCTATACATCCTTTCCTTCAGGACACACGATTACAGCTTGGGGAACAATTTGGATTTTATCTTTTTATATAAAGAGCAGATTTATCAAGATTCCATTATTTATTTTAGGAATTTTAGTCGGAATTAGCCGTGTTTATTTAGTACGTCATTGGATTACTGATGTGATTGCGAGTGTTATTATTTCATATTTTATTGCAAAATTTGTATATAAAAAAATATTTAAAAATAAAGAAAAAATTGTAAAAAGAAATTTAATTTCATATTATAGAAAAATAAGTGTTAAAATTTTTAGAAGAAATGGAATATAG
- the pnp gene encoding polyribonucleotide nucleotidyltransferase, whose translation MFDEKTYGFNLGNQQIKISTGKIARQAGGSVIVQCGGTVLLVTATRSKDVKEGQDFFPLTVDYIEKFYASGKFPGGFIKRETKPGTDEILISRLVDRPIRPLFPEGFLNAVHIVITVLSYDEVNYPENLATIGVSSALGLSDIPFAGTVAGVTVGYINGEYILNPTGDQLLESEIQLSVAGTKDAVTMVEAGAKEVSEEVMLEAIMFGHEKIKEICEEQDKFLAQFDVQKYEFEKKEVETEIKEFIDSFENEIENAIMTPGKLEKYEAIDNLEIELFEKYIEKLESEEREIDENLEKEFKKYYRDVEKRLVRNAILYKQYRADGRKTTEIRPIDVEIDTLPVPHGSALFTRGETQALVVATLGSKEDEQIIDGMEDETRKKFFLHYNFPPYSVGEAGFMRAPGRRELGHGNLAERALKHVMPDQDKFPYTVRLVSEITESNGSSSQATICGGSLALMAAGVPIKSTVAGIAMGLIKEGDTFTVLTDIQGLEDHLGDMDFKVAGTKDGITAIQMDIKIEGITREIMEIALKQALEGRMFIIDKMEAVISEPRAEVSENAPKIEVIKINPDKIAGLIGPGGKVIRAIIDETGVSIDIDDDGTVSIFGKESENMKKALELVKNQTQSVELNGIYEGKVTKLMKFGAFVEVLPGKEGLLHISEISNKRVEKTEDALKEGQIVRVKLISMENEDKFNLSIKALL comes from the coding sequence ATGTTTGATGAAAAGACTTATGGTTTTAATTTAGGAAACCAGCAAATTAAAATAAGTACTGGAAAGATTGCACGTCAGGCTGGGGGATCAGTTATTGTGCAATGTGGGGGAACTGTGCTTTTAGTTACAGCAACTAGAAGTAAGGATGTCAAGGAAGGACAGGATTTTTTTCCGCTTACAGTTGACTATATTGAGAAATTTTACGCATCTGGAAAATTTCCAGGAGGATTTATAAAAAGGGAAACTAAGCCAGGAACTGATGAAATCCTGATTTCAAGATTGGTTGACAGACCGATTAGACCGTTATTTCCAGAAGGATTTTTAAATGCAGTTCATATTGTAATTACGGTACTTTCCTATGATGAGGTGAACTATCCTGAAAATCTGGCTACAATTGGAGTTTCTTCTGCGTTAGGATTATCAGATATTCCGTTTGCGGGAACTGTGGCTGGAGTTACAGTTGGATATATTAATGGAGAATATATTTTGAATCCAACTGGAGATCAGCTTTTGGAAAGTGAAATCCAATTATCAGTTGCAGGTACAAAAGATGCTGTAACAATGGTAGAAGCTGGAGCTAAAGAAGTTTCTGAAGAAGTAATGCTAGAAGCTATTATGTTTGGACATGAAAAGATTAAGGAAATTTGTGAAGAGCAGGATAAATTTTTGGCACAATTTGACGTACAAAAATATGAATTTGAGAAAAAAGAAGTAGAGACTGAAATTAAAGAGTTTATTGACAGCTTTGAAAATGAAATTGAAAATGCGATTATGACACCTGGTAAATTGGAAAAATATGAAGCAATTGACAATTTGGAAATAGAACTTTTTGAAAAATATATTGAAAAACTTGAAAGCGAAGAAAGAGAAATTGACGAAAATCTTGAAAAGGAATTTAAAAAATATTACAGAGATGTGGAAAAAAGACTTGTCAGAAATGCTATTTTGTATAAGCAATATCGTGCTGATGGAAGAAAAACTACTGAAATCCGTCCAATTGATGTGGAAATAGACACACTTCCAGTACCGCACGGTTCAGCATTATTTACACGTGGAGAAACTCAGGCATTGGTTGTTGCAACACTTGGAAGTAAAGAAGATGAACAAATTATTGATGGAATGGAAGATGAAACACGTAAAAAATTCTTCTTGCATTATAATTTTCCGCCATATTCAGTTGGAGAAGCTGGGTTCATGAGAGCACCTGGAAGACGTGAACTAGGACATGGAAATTTAGCTGAAAGAGCATTAAAGCATGTTATGCCAGACCAAGATAAATTCCCGTATACAGTAAGGCTTGTTTCTGAAATTACAGAATCTAACGGATCTTCATCACAAGCAACAATTTGTGGAGGATCGCTTGCATTAATGGCAGCTGGAGTACCTATAAAATCAACAGTTGCAGGAATTGCAATGGGGCTTATAAAAGAAGGGGACACATTTACTGTACTTACTGATATTCAAGGACTTGAAGATCATCTGGGAGATATGGACTTTAAAGTTGCAGGTACAAAAGATGGAATTACTGCTATTCAAATGGATATAAAAATTGAAGGAATTACAAGAGAAATAATGGAAATTGCTTTAAAACAAGCATTGGAAGGAAGAATGTTCATTATTGATAAAATGGAAGCTGTAATAAGCGAACCTAGAGCTGAAGTTTCTGAAAATGCACCGAAAATTGAAGTTATCAAAATTAATCCAGATAAGATTGCAGGACTTATTGGACCTGGAGGAAAAGTTATTAGAGCGATTATTGATGAAACTGGAGTTTCAATAGATATTGATGATGATGGAACTGTTTCAATTTTTGGAAAAGAGTCTGAAAATATGAAAAAAGCATTGGAACTTGTAAAAAATCAAACACAATCTGTTGAGTTAAATGGAATTTATGAAGGAAAAGTTACAAAATTGATGAAATTTGGTGCATTTGTGGAAGTATTGCCAGGAAAGGAAGGGCTTTTGCATATTTCAGAAATAAGCAATAAGAGAGTTGAAAAGACTGAAGATGCACTAAAAGAAGGGCAGATTGTAAGAGTTAAATTAATCTCAATGGAAAATGAAGATAAATTCAATTTAAGTATAAAGGCATTGTTATAA
- a CDS encoding YggT family protein, with protein MDIIIELILKVLDLYALLILVNILGTWIDPYNQIIIFQWIRKITEPYLRIFRIVIPIGNMNFDVSAILGLMVIEMIRAIFIRTASLGML; from the coding sequence TTGGATATTATTATAGAATTAATATTAAAAGTATTGGATTTATATGCTCTTCTTATTTTAGTAAATATTTTGGGAACATGGATTGATCCATATAATCAAATAATAATTTTTCAATGGATAAGAAAAATTACAGAGCCGTATTTGAGAATATTTAGGATAGTAATTCCGATTGGGAATATGAATTTTGATGTTTCGGCTATTTTGGGACTTATGGTTATAGAAATGATAAGGGCAATATTTATAAGAACTGCTTCATTAGGTATGCTTTAA
- the bioB gene encoding biotin synthase BioB: MLKNNNQIELVKFISHLKNKIINEKYDITYEEAIFLSKIPNDDIETLNLLFEAANQIREKFCGENFDLCTIINAKSGKCSENCKFCAQSTHFKTAVNVYGLISKETALCEAKRNENQGAHRFSLVTSDRGFNGNEKELNKLAEIYEFMREHTNKLSLCASHGICTKEALQKLADAGISMYHHNLETSRRFYPNVCTSHTYDDRVNTIKNAKAIGLNVCSGGIFGLGETIEDRIDMAFDLKTLKVNSVPINILTPIPGTPFENNEALEPLEILKTISIYRFIMPKTHLRYAGGRIKLGNYVKTGLKCGINSALTGNFLTTVGTTIEKDKTMIIELGYKI; encoded by the coding sequence ATGTTAAAAAATAATAATCAAATTGAACTAGTTAAGTTTATATCGCATTTAAAAAATAAAATTATAAATGAAAAATATGATATAACTTATGAAGAAGCAATCTTTTTATCAAAAATTCCTAATGATGATATCGAAACTTTAAACTTGCTTTTTGAAGCAGCAAATCAAATTAGAGAAAAATTCTGTGGAGAAAATTTTGATTTATGCACTATTATTAATGCAAAATCTGGGAAATGCTCTGAAAATTGCAAATTCTGTGCACAGTCAACTCATTTTAAAACAGCAGTAAATGTCTACGGTCTTATTTCAAAAGAAACAGCACTTTGCGAAGCCAAAAGAAATGAAAATCAAGGCGCTCATAGATTTTCACTCGTAACAAGCGATAGAGGATTTAATGGAAATGAAAAAGAATTGAATAAATTAGCTGAAATTTATGAATTTATGCGAGAACACACTAATAAATTAAGTCTTTGTGCCTCTCATGGTATCTGTACAAAAGAAGCATTACAAAAATTGGCTGATGCAGGTATTTCAATGTATCATCATAATTTAGAAACATCAAGAAGATTTTATCCTAATGTCTGCACATCTCATACTTATGATGATAGAGTTAATACGATAAAAAATGCAAAAGCAATCGGATTAAACGTTTGCAGTGGAGGAATATTTGGTTTAGGAGAAACTATTGAAGATAGAATTGATATGGCATTTGATTTAAAAACATTGAAAGTTAATTCTGTTCCGATAAATATTTTAACTCCAATTCCTGGAACTCCATTTGAAAATAATGAAGCATTAGAACCATTAGAAATTTTAAAGACTATATCTATTTATCGTTTTATTATGCCCAAAACTCATTTAAGATATGCTGGAGGAAGAATTAAACTAGGAAATTATGTAAAAACTGGCTTAAAATGTGGAATCAATTCCGCCCTTACAGGAAATTTCTTAACAACTGTAGGAACAACAATAGAAAAAGATAAAACTATGATAATAGAATTAGGGTATAAAATTTAA
- a CDS encoding PTS lactose/cellobiose transporter subunit IIA — MTKKILDVEMIAMTLIGYAGETKSLAYQAMSVAKEGKFDEAEELMKQATEEMLKAHELQTDLIVREAGGEKLDVGLIMVHSQDHLMTAILFKELAKEFIDIYKRLAQK; from the coding sequence ATGACTAAAAAAATATTAGATGTTGAGATGATTGCAATGACATTAATTGGATATGCAGGTGAAACTAAGAGTCTGGCTTATCAAGCTATGAGTGTGGCAAAAGAAGGAAAATTTGATGAAGCAGAAGAACTTATGAAACAGGCAACTGAAGAAATGTTGAAGGCTCACGAATTACAGACAGATCTTATCGTTAGAGAAGCTGGAGGAGAAAAACTTGATGTTGGCTTAATTATGGTTCATTCTCAGGATCATCTGATGACAGCAATTTTATTTAAGGAATTGGCAAAGGAATTTATTGACATTTATAAAAGACTGGCACAAAAATAG
- a CDS encoding HAMP domain-containing sensor histidine kinase — protein sequence MKKIRLKKIKDKIIFANTVSLVFISFIIILGMTIFLIHTAVKAETKEMDKLVLSAIDKLKNLPSNKLKETYKNYDYADKEYISLAVKKNGTFIYLTNDENNFDFKKFEVNKLETKWDRFVYKRIYTVNNTKYYAIRNFEYMEAHEVLYVMLLMFILITISIIIISKIVAEYVLNPLTNIISQSKEINNHNIDAQLTKTRDDEIGELIDVLNETFKKKEEIIKSQKTFSSDVSHELKTPLAIMKGYLDVLKWGKDDEKLLEEAIENMDIEVKNLERIINTLFLSSNLEKITIKKEIANVKQLFEKIKKDYELLNIERKILVKSNDNVNIFIDKNLISEVLRGLIDNSIKYSAGNIELIAKENETAEIIVRNYGEGIPEEEKKKLFNRNFQGKNAKKGAGLGLSIIKDIILLNDGEIYLENREDGLDVRMEFKKIEIEE from the coding sequence ATGAAAAAAATAAGACTAAAAAAAATAAAAGATAAAATAATTTTTGCAAATACAGTAAGCTTAGTATTTATCTCATTTATAATTATTTTGGGAATGACTATATTTTTAATTCATACAGCTGTTAAAGCAGAAACAAAAGAAATGGACAAACTTGTTTTATCAGCCATTGATAAATTGAAAAATCTCCCAAGTAATAAATTGAAAGAAACTTACAAAAACTATGATTATGCCGACAAAGAATATATTTCTCTTGCTGTCAAAAAAAATGGAACTTTTATTTATTTAACAAATGATGAAAATAATTTTGATTTTAAAAAATTTGAAGTAAATAAACTTGAAACAAAATGGGATAGATTTGTTTACAAAAGGATTTATACTGTGAACAATACAAAATATTATGCAATAAGAAATTTTGAATATATGGAAGCACATGAAGTTTTGTATGTTATGCTTTTAATGTTTATTTTAATTACAATTTCTATTATCATAATTTCAAAAATTGTAGCAGAATATGTATTAAATCCTTTAACAAACATAATTTCTCAAAGCAAGGAAATAAATAATCACAATATCGACGCACAATTGACAAAAACAAGAGATGACGAAATTGGAGAGCTGATTGATGTTTTAAATGAGACTTTTAAGAAAAAAGAGGAAATTATAAAGAGTCAAAAAACTTTTTCCTCTGATGTGTCACACGAATTAAAAACCCCGCTTGCTATAATGAAAGGATATTTGGATGTCTTAAAATGGGGAAAAGATGACGAAAAATTATTAGAAGAAGCTATTGAAAATATGGATATCGAAGTAAAAAATCTTGAAAGAATTATAAATACGCTATTTTTAAGTTCCAATCTTGAAAAAATTACTATCAAAAAAGAAATTGCCAATGTAAAACAACTTTTTGAAAAAATAAAAAAAGATTATGAACTTTTAAATATCGAAAGGAAAATTTTAGTAAAATCCAATGACAATGTGAATATTTTCATTGATAAAAACCTAATTTCAGAAGTTTTGCGTGGATTAATTGACAATAGCATAAAATATTCTGCTGGGAATATTGAGTTAATTGCCAAAGAAAATGAGACGGCAGAAATTATCGTAAGAAATTATGGAGAAGGAATTCCTGAAGAAGAAAAGAAAAAATTGTTTAATCGTAATTTTCAAGGGAAAAACGCTAAAAAAGGAGCGGGACTTGGACTTTCAATTATAAAAGATATAATTTTATTAAACGACGGAGAAATCTATTTGGAAAATAGGGAAGATGGACTTGATGTAAGAATGGAGTTTAAAAAGATTGAAATAGAAGAATAG
- a CDS encoding biotin transporter BioY, with amino-acid sequence MKQNILNDVIKIKTKEKEFFKSIFFVLSGVIFLSIMSQLIIPLYFTPVPISLGSFGVMLIALLYGRKLGTATVLSYVVAGSFGAPIFAGFKAGSLFSPTGGYILGYIAAALILGFLFDKGIAKSYVKTFLSLLLVSVIIFILGALVLMLFVPIKNVFMAGVLPFIPGDMLKVVAATLLFPRLWKFIKKNKN; translated from the coding sequence ATGAAACAAAATATTTTAAATGATGTCATAAAAATAAAAACAAAGGAAAAAGAATTTTTTAAAAGTATTTTTTTTGTATTGAGCGGAGTTATATTTTTATCAATAATGTCTCAGCTTATAATACCGCTTTATTTTACTCCTGTACCTATTTCACTAGGATCATTTGGAGTAATGTTAATAGCATTGTTATATGGTAGAAAATTGGGAACAGCAACTGTACTTTCCTATGTTGTGGCAGGTAGTTTCGGGGCTCCTATTTTCGCTGGATTTAAAGCAGGTTCCTTATTTTCTCCAACAGGAGGATATATTTTAGGATATATTGCAGCTGCATTAATTTTAGGATTTTTATTCGATAAAGGTATTGCAAAATCTTATGTGAAGACATTTCTTTCACTATTACTTGTAAGTGTCATTATTTTTATATTAGGTGCATTAGTATTGATGTTATTTGTGCCTATCAAAAATGTATTTATGGCTGGTGTGCTTCCTTTTATTCCTGGAGATATGCTAAAAGTAGTTGCGGCAACTCTTTTATTTCCAAGATTATGGAAATTTATTAAAAAAAATAAAAATTAA
- a CDS encoding response regulator transcription factor, protein MGKILVVEDDKKISRILKLQLERENHEIVIIENGIDALNEIDKKREFYDLILLDLGLPLMEGNEVCKNVRKISEVPIIVISAKNNIEEKVDLLKSGASDYVTKPFDFLELDARININIRKEKISQVVYKNLKLNMENYSVFLDDEPILLTKTEFELVKLLIENKEEIVSRDKIIEKIWGWEASDNLLDSTMKKIRQKLGKEKIKTVRGIGYILKI, encoded by the coding sequence ATGGGAAAAATATTAGTTGTTGAAGATGACAAAAAAATATCAAGGATTTTGAAATTACAGCTGGAGCGGGAAAATCATGAGATTGTGATAATTGAAAATGGAATTGATGCTTTGAATGAAATTGATAAAAAGAGAGAATTTTATGATTTAATCCTTTTAGATTTAGGACTTCCTTTAATGGAAGGGAATGAAGTTTGTAAAAATGTTAGAAAAATATCGGAAGTTCCAATAATCGTTATTTCAGCGAAAAATAATATTGAAGAAAAAGTCGATTTATTAAAATCAGGAGCAAGTGATTATGTTACAAAACCTTTTGATTTTCTTGAACTTGACGCAAGAATTAATATAAATATCAGAAAAGAAAAAATTTCTCAGGTTGTTTATAAAAACTTAAAATTAAATATGGAAAATTATTCTGTATTTTTAGATGATGAACCCATCTTGCTGACAAAAACGGAATTTGAATTGGTTAAATTATTGATTGAGAATAAAGAGGAAATTGTTTCACGAGATAAAATTATTGAAAAAATATGGGGCTGGGAAGCAAGTGATAATCTGCTCGACAGCACGATGAAAAAAATTAGGCAAAAATTAGGAAAAGAAAAAATTAAAACTGTGAGAGGAATTGGATACATTTTAAAAATATGA
- a CDS encoding hemolysin family protein, whose protein sequence is MSEGSLLLQIVIIIILTGINAFFSSAEMAIVSLNKNKLKILIEEGNKKAILLDNLLKEPSKFLSTIQVGITLASFFASASAATGLSQYLSNTLKPLNIPYSNQISMILITFILSYITLVFGELIPKRIALRNSENIGLSSVGVIVFISRIFSPFVKFLTFSTNLVLTVLRMKEDNIEEKVSKEELRSLVEVGKEHGVINETEQEMIENIIEFDEKIAREIMIPRTKVFLIDKNISIHELFENKEIGKYSRIPVYENEADNIIGILLTKDLMMEAYKKGFDNIKVSDLVQEAYFVPETKNVNNLFNEMQLEKKHIAILIDEYGGFSGIVTLEDLIEEVMGNIDDEFDDEDLSIHQISKNKYLVSGEISLNDLNDNFHFELESKYYDTLSGILIENLGYIPEDNENIEPITINGVIFKPQRVRNKKIEKVVMTFDKEKLEEEKIKNKENEDE, encoded by the coding sequence ATGTCTGAGGGCAGTTTATTATTACAAATTGTAATAATAATAATTTTAACAGGAATTAACGCTTTCTTTTCCAGTGCGGAAATGGCGATTGTTTCGTTAAATAAAAATAAATTAAAAATATTAATTGAAGAGGGAAATAAAAAGGCAATTTTACTTGATAATCTACTAAAAGAACCGAGCAAATTTTTATCTACTATTCAAGTCGGAATTACACTAGCAAGTTTTTTTGCATCAGCATCAGCGGCAACTGGACTATCACAGTATCTTTCAAATACCTTAAAACCTCTGAATATTCCATATAGCAATCAAATTTCAATGATTTTAATAACCTTTATACTATCATATATTACGCTAGTTTTTGGAGAATTGATTCCAAAAAGAATCGCACTTAGAAATTCAGAAAATATTGGACTATCATCAGTTGGGGTTATTGTTTTTATTTCAAGAATATTTTCTCCATTTGTAAAATTTTTGACATTTTCTACAAATTTGGTGCTTACAGTTTTGAGAATGAAAGAAGATAATATTGAAGAGAAAGTATCAAAAGAAGAATTACGTTCACTTGTGGAAGTTGGAAAAGAACATGGAGTTATTAATGAAACTGAACAGGAGATGATTGAAAATATTATTGAATTTGATGAAAAAATCGCACGTGAAATAATGATCCCGAGAACAAAGGTATTTTTAATTGATAAAAATATTTCAATTCATGAACTTTTTGAAAACAAGGAAATTGGAAAATATTCACGTATTCCTGTTTATGAAAATGAAGCTGACAATATCATTGGAATTCTGCTAACAAAAGATTTGATGATGGAAGCCTATAAAAAAGGATTTGACAATATAAAAGTATCTGATTTGGTTCAAGAAGCGTATTTTGTTCCTGAAACTAAAAATGTAAATAATCTTTTTAATGAAATGCAACTTGAAAAAAAGCACATTGCTATATTAATTGATGAATATGGAGGATTTTCAGGGATTGTTACACTTGAAGATCTAATTGAAGAAGTTATGGGGAATATTGATGATGAGTTCGATGATGAGGATTTATCAATTCATCAAATCTCAAAAAATAAGTACCTAGTTAGCGGGGAAATTTCACTAAATGACTTAAATGATAACTTTCACTTTGAACTTGAATCTAAATATTATGATACTTTAAGTGGTATTTTAATTGAAAATCTTGGATATATTCCAGAAGATAACGAAAATATTGAACCAATTACAATTAACGGAGTAATATTCAAGCCACAACGAGTCCGAAATAAAAAAATTGAAAAAGTAGTTATGACATTTGACAAGGAAAAATTGGAAGAAGAAAAAATAAAAAATAAAGAAAATGAAGATGAATAA
- the pgsA gene encoding CDP-diacylglycerol--glycerol-3-phosphate 3-phosphatidyltransferase, whose protein sequence is MNLPNKLATLRIILVIPFVIFLSLALEFSENTGISIMLRILATIIFVGAAITDYYDGKIARKYNMITNLGKLLDPLADKILVISALVTLAKFNQISLWFVIIIIFRELLITGLRSIVAAEGTVIAAESLGKWKTATQMVSLTLIILIPFSFTINNILLLIPLILTVISGIEYIVKCKNILNK, encoded by the coding sequence ATGAATTTACCTAACAAATTAGCAACGTTGAGAATCATTTTGGTTATTCCGTTTGTGATTTTCTTAAGTTTAGCTTTGGAATTTTCAGAAAATACGGGGATTAGTATAATGTTAAGAATACTTGCAACGATTATTTTCGTAGGAGCGGCAATCACAGATTATTATGATGGAAAAATTGCAAGAAAATATAATATGATTACAAATTTAGGAAAACTTTTAGATCCATTGGCTGATAAAATTCTTGTTATTTCAGCCTTAGTCACACTTGCAAAGTTTAATCAAATTAGTTTGTGGTTTGTAATAATTATAATATTTAGGGAATTGCTAATAACAGGACTTCGTTCAATTGTAGCGGCTGAAGGAACTGTAATTGCGGCAGAAAGTCTTGGAAAATGGAAAACTGCAACTCAAATGGTGTCACTTACGTTAATAATTTTGATACCTTTCAGTTTTACAATAAATAATATTTTGTTACTTATTCCGCTAATATTGACAGTAATTTCGGGAATTGAATATATCGTAAAATGTAAAAATATCTTGAATAAATAA